In one Sandaracinaceae bacterium genomic region, the following are encoded:
- a CDS encoding intradiol ring-cleavage dioxygenase — MNRRHFLNAALRSTAGLTAAAALGHLPRGALSRAQATCAPRTEDNIEGPFFRAGAPARTDLVVPDEAGVRVVLGGRVLDSSCRPIPGAVIEVWHADDAGDYDLAGFAHRGVLRCDAAGRYQLHTIVPGHYRVGSGFRPAHIHLEVHGRGHQSLTTQLYFPGDPHNERDPFIRSSLILDDLVSAEGALRGHFDITL, encoded by the coding sequence ATGAATCGACGACACTTCTTGAACGCTGCGCTCCGCAGCACCGCGGGCCTGACGGCTGCTGCGGCGCTGGGCCACCTGCCCCGCGGCGCCCTCTCACGCGCTCAGGCGACCTGCGCGCCACGCACCGAGGACAACATCGAGGGGCCCTTCTTCCGGGCGGGCGCACCTGCCAGGACCGACCTGGTAGTCCCGGACGAAGCCGGGGTGCGCGTCGTGCTCGGGGGGCGCGTGTTGGACTCGAGCTGCCGCCCCATCCCTGGCGCAGTCATCGAGGTCTGGCATGCAGACGATGCTGGCGACTACGACCTCGCAGGCTTCGCGCACCGGGGCGTGCTGCGCTGTGATGCGGCAGGTCGCTACCAGCTGCACACCATCGTCCCGGGGCACTACCGCGTGGGGAGCGGCTTCCGGCCCGCGCACATCCACCTCGAGGTGCACGGGCGCGGGCACCAGTCGCTGACCACACAGCTCTACTTTCCGGGGGATCCGCACAACGAGCGGGACCCCTTCATCCGCTCGTCGCTCATCCTGGACGACCTCGTGAGCGCGGAGGGTGCGCTGCGCGGCCACTTCGACATCACGCTCTGA